The Streptomyces sp. NBC_00344 genome includes a window with the following:
- a CDS encoding serine hydrolase codes for MGESAAGGDISRRRLGGGVLALGGALVLAALPAGPAAAAEGAGVRDARGRGSRSRRTTLRHGSAEQAGLLSAHLDQLVKDAETFLGPSPTHPWYAGAVLLAGRGGTVALHRPIGRAVRYAAYDETSDTGVEFPADRQIPTAEDTVYDLASVTKLFTSLLAVQQIERGALDATAKVASYIPEFAAAGKQDVTVRQLLTHTSGFRATLALYKEQTRDARLRLLWNEAPINAPGTAYLYSDLNLISLQLVLESITGSTLDVLLREGITDPLGMDRTRYNPPAAWKPKIAATEDARLPWSGLDRGLVWGEVHDENAYSFGGVAGHAGIFSCAWDLAVLARTLLNGGAYGKARILRSDSVDLLFTDFNSAFPGDNHGLGFELYQHWYMGAMATPRTAGHTGFTGTSLVLDPSTDSFLIVLGNSVHPVRNWRSGSAPRVAAANHLARAVPVPPAQGRTAWFSGMASATTATLTLPPLTPPSARTHLTASLWWDTEPHSDFLFLECAADSGAAWQPVPFSTTRRGGAPEPHPTGSLDGWSGRVWHRLDADLAAWHGKEVRLRWRCTTDPLYVGRGVYVDGVMVEDGRRTVFDEARPGDAARIEAAGWTRSED; via the coding sequence ATGGGCGAGAGCGCAGCGGGCGGGGACATCAGCAGGCGCCGGCTCGGGGGCGGGGTCCTGGCTCTCGGCGGAGCACTGGTGCTGGCGGCTCTCCCGGCCGGCCCGGCGGCCGCGGCCGAAGGCGCCGGTGTACGTGACGCGCGGGGCCGGGGGTCCCGTTCGCGCCGTACGACGCTGCGGCACGGCTCCGCCGAGCAGGCAGGGCTGCTCTCCGCACATCTGGACCAGCTGGTGAAGGACGCGGAGACCTTCCTCGGCCCCTCACCCACGCACCCCTGGTACGCGGGCGCGGTGCTGCTCGCGGGGCGGGGCGGGACCGTGGCGCTGCACCGGCCGATCGGCCGCGCCGTGCGCTATGCGGCGTACGACGAGACGTCGGACACCGGCGTGGAGTTCCCGGCGGACCGGCAGATCCCGACGGCCGAGGACACGGTCTACGATCTGGCCTCCGTCACCAAGCTGTTCACCTCGCTCCTCGCGGTGCAGCAGATCGAACGTGGCGCGCTCGACGCGACGGCGAAGGTGGCTTCCTACATCCCTGAGTTCGCCGCCGCAGGCAAGCAGGATGTGACGGTGCGCCAGCTCCTCACCCATACCTCGGGCTTCCGCGCGACGCTGGCGCTCTACAAGGAGCAGACACGGGATGCCCGACTGCGGCTGCTGTGGAACGAGGCGCCGATCAACGCACCCGGGACCGCGTATCTCTACTCCGACCTCAATCTCATCTCGCTGCAGCTGGTCCTTGAGTCCATCACAGGCAGCACTCTGGACGTCCTGCTCCGCGAGGGGATCACCGACCCGCTCGGCATGGACCGGACCCGCTACAACCCGCCCGCCGCCTGGAAGCCGAAGATCGCCGCCACCGAGGACGCCCGGCTGCCCTGGTCGGGACTCGACCGCGGGCTCGTCTGGGGAGAGGTGCACGACGAGAACGCCTACAGCTTCGGCGGCGTCGCCGGACACGCCGGGATCTTCTCCTGTGCCTGGGACCTGGCCGTCCTCGCCCGCACACTGCTGAACGGGGGTGCCTACGGAAAGGCCCGCATTCTGCGCAGTGATTCGGTGGACCTGCTGTTCACCGACTTCAACTCGGCCTTCCCCGGCGACAATCACGGTCTCGGCTTCGAGCTCTACCAGCACTGGTACATGGGCGCGATGGCCACCCCGCGCACCGCCGGACACACCGGCTTCACCGGAACCAGCCTGGTGCTCGACCCTTCCACGGACTCCTTTCTGATCGTGCTGGGGAACTCGGTCCACCCGGTGCGCAACTGGCGCAGCGGAAGCGCCCCACGGGTCGCCGCGGCGAACCATCTCGCCCGTGCGGTGCCGGTACCTCCGGCCCAGGGGCGGACAGCGTGGTTCTCCGGTATGGCGAGCGCCACCACGGCCACCCTCACGCTGCCCCCGCTCACTCCACCCTCGGCGCGGACGCACCTGACGGCCTCCCTCTGGTGGGACACCGAGCCGCACTCCGACTTCCTGTTCCTGGAGTGCGCGGCGGACTCAGGGGCCGCCTGGCAGCCGGTGCCCTTCTCCACCACGCGCCGGGGCGGGGCGCCGGAGCCTCATCCGACCGGCTCGCTCGACGGATGGTCCGGGCGGGTGTGGCACCGGCTGGACGCGGATCTCGCCGCGTGGCACGGCAAGGAGGTGCGGTTGCGCTGGCGTTGCACGACCGATCCGCTGTATGTGGGGCGGGGGGTGTACGTCGACGGAGTCATGGTCGAGGACGGCCGGCGGACGGTCTTCGACGAGGCCAGGCCCGGTGACGCGGCGCGGATCGAGGCCGCGGGATGGACACGTTCCGAGGACTGA
- a CDS encoding acyl-CoA synthetase yields the protein MTAARSNTVDGILRRSARRVPGRTAVRYGNRSWTYAALDEAVTTAAAVLAGHGLRPGSRVASYGHNSDAYLIGFLACARAGLVHVPVNQNLTGDDLAYILGQSGSALVLTDPDLAVRVPGELPVRLLRDSDDSLLAELGTPRPFDPEPAPESEDLVQLLYTSGTTALPKGAMMTHRALVHEYVSAIHALDLRETDRPVHSLPLYHSAQLHVFLLPYLAVGAENTILDAPDAATIFDLAEAGRADSLFAPPTVWIGLANHPDFASRDLGGLRKAFYGASIMPVPVLERLRERLPGLAFYNCFGQSEIGPLATVLGPDEHRGRMDSCGRPVLFVEARVVDEDGKETPDGTAGEVVYRSPQLCEGYWGKPEETAEAFRDGWFHSGDLAVRDAEGYFTVVDRVKDVINSGGVLVASRQVEDALYTHPAVAEAAVVGLPDERWIEAVTAVVVTRHQVTEDELVLHAREMLPHFKAPKRILFVDSLPRNASGKILKRELRDRFADPQPS from the coding sequence ATGACCGCAGCACGCAGCAATACAGTCGACGGGATCCTGCGCCGCAGCGCACGGCGAGTGCCCGGGCGCACCGCGGTGCGCTACGGGAACCGCTCATGGACCTATGCGGCGCTGGACGAGGCGGTGACCACCGCAGCCGCCGTACTCGCCGGACACGGGCTGCGGCCCGGAAGCCGGGTCGCCTCCTACGGCCACAACTCGGACGCCTACCTCATCGGGTTCCTCGCCTGCGCCCGGGCGGGACTGGTGCACGTCCCGGTGAATCAGAACCTCACGGGCGACGACCTGGCGTACATCCTCGGTCAGTCGGGCAGCGCGCTGGTGCTCACCGATCCGGACCTGGCCGTCCGTGTGCCAGGGGAACTGCCGGTACGTCTGCTGCGCGACAGTGACGACTCGCTGCTGGCGGAACTGGGCACGCCACGGCCGTTCGACCCGGAGCCCGCGCCCGAGTCGGAGGACCTGGTCCAACTGCTCTACACCTCGGGCACGACGGCGCTCCCCAAAGGCGCCATGATGACGCACCGTGCGCTGGTGCACGAGTACGTCAGCGCCATCCATGCCCTGGACCTGAGGGAGACCGACCGGCCCGTCCATTCGCTGCCGCTCTACCATTCGGCGCAGCTGCATGTCTTTCTGCTGCCGTATCTGGCGGTGGGCGCGGAGAACACGATCCTCGACGCACCGGACGCCGCGACGATCTTCGACCTGGCCGAGGCCGGCCGGGCCGACAGTCTCTTCGCACCACCCACCGTCTGGATCGGCCTGGCGAACCATCCCGACTTCGCCTCCCGAGATCTGGGCGGACTGCGCAAGGCTTTCTACGGCGCCTCGATCATGCCGGTGCCCGTCCTGGAGCGGTTGCGTGAGCGGCTGCCCGGCCTCGCCTTCTACAACTGCTTCGGACAGAGCGAGATCGGCCCGCTGGCCACCGTCCTGGGCCCGGACGAGCACCGGGGACGGATGGACTCCTGCGGCAGGCCCGTCCTCTTCGTCGAGGCCAGAGTGGTCGACGAGGACGGAAAGGAGACGCCGGACGGAACGGCGGGAGAAGTCGTCTACCGCTCGCCGCAGCTCTGCGAGGGCTACTGGGGCAAACCGGAGGAGACGGCCGAGGCGTTCAGGGACGGCTGGTTCCACTCCGGAGATCTGGCGGTGCGCGACGCGGAGGGCTACTTCACCGTGGTCGACCGGGTGAAGGACGTCATCAACTCAGGTGGTGTACTGGTCGCTTCACGTCAGGTCGAGGACGCCCTCTACACCCACCCCGCTGTCGCCGAGGCGGCCGTCGTGGGGCTTCCCGACGAGCGCTGGATCGAGGCCGTGACGGCTGTGGTGGTGACACGGCACCAGGTCACCGAGGACGAACTCGTTCTGCACGCACGGGAGATGCTGCCGCACTTCAAGGCACCCAAGCGCATCCTGTTCGTCGACTCGCTGCCGCGCAACGCCAGCGGGAAGATCCTCAAACGTGAACTCCGGGACCGCTTCGCAGATCCACAACCCTCTTGA
- a CDS encoding GlxA family transcriptional regulator gives MCKDLAMGFAGTGTDEGQPHRVAVLVRPGLLPMELGIVHQLFRQARSAAGEPLYEVLTCTVEPGEVRTSADVTVNVVHGPDLLAEADTVVVPASDEDYGPRSEPRLPPALAEAFARVRPGTRLASVCTGSFVLAAAGFLDGRRATTHWRSAGDLRRLHPSVDVDPDVLYTDDRNVLTSAGVASGIDLCLHMIRSDHGVSVANEVARSTVVPPHREGGQAQFIPCPVPAPEQSSTGRARSWALEHLGDRLTLAALAERASMSTRSFSRRFCEEVGLTPVQWLTQRRVDRARQLLEETDLPVDRVAADAGFGTAASLRIRLHEALGVSPSAYRTTFRGGRH, from the coding sequence ATGTGCAAGGATCTCGCCATGGGATTTGCCGGCACGGGAACCGACGAAGGACAGCCTCACCGAGTGGCGGTTCTCGTCCGGCCCGGGCTGCTCCCGATGGAGCTGGGCATCGTCCACCAGCTGTTCCGCCAGGCGAGGTCGGCCGCCGGCGAACCGCTGTACGAGGTCCTGACCTGCACCGTCGAGCCCGGTGAGGTGCGTACCTCGGCCGACGTCACGGTCAATGTCGTCCATGGCCCCGATCTGCTCGCCGAGGCGGACACCGTCGTCGTTCCGGCCTCCGACGAGGACTACGGGCCCCGCTCGGAACCGCGGCTGCCGCCCGCACTCGCCGAGGCGTTCGCCCGGGTCCGTCCCGGCACCCGCCTCGCCTCTGTCTGCACGGGCTCCTTCGTCCTCGCGGCAGCCGGTTTCCTGGACGGCAGGCGCGCCACCACGCACTGGCGCTCGGCGGGGGATCTGCGGCGTCTTCATCCGTCCGTCGATGTCGACCCCGATGTGCTCTACACGGACGACCGCAATGTCCTCACCTCGGCGGGAGTGGCCTCGGGCATCGATCTGTGTCTGCACATGATCCGCAGTGATCACGGGGTGTCGGTCGCCAACGAGGTGGCGCGCTCCACGGTCGTACCGCCCCACCGGGAGGGCGGCCAGGCACAGTTCATCCCCTGTCCGGTGCCCGCTCCCGAGCAGTCGTCGACCGGCCGCGCACGGTCCTGGGCCCTCGAGCATCTGGGTGACCGCCTCACCCTCGCCGCCCTCGCGGAGCGCGCATCGATGAGTACCCGCAGTTTCTCGCGCCGCTTCTGCGAGGAGGTCGGGCTCACTCCTGTCCAGTGGCTGACCCAGCGGCGCGTCGACCGTGCGAGGCAACTCCTCGAGGAGACCGACCTGCCCGTGGACCGGGTTGCGGCCGATGCCGGGTTCGGGACCGCGGCATCCCTGCGCATCCGTCTGCACGAGGCGCTGGGAGTCTCTCCGAGTGCTTACCGCACGACGTTTCGCGGCGGCAGGCACTGA
- a CDS encoding DUF397 domain-containing protein — protein MAESTTPQRTLAGWDKPEIDLTHADWQSGSQGRGDVQIAFVEGFIAMRNAGKPGSPSLIFNPGEWRAFVLGARDGDFDLT, from the coding sequence GTGGCCGAGAGCACCACCCCTCAGCGCACCCTTGCCGGCTGGGACAAGCCGGAAATCGATCTCACCCATGCGGACTGGCAGTCGGGGAGCCAGGGCCGGGGCGATGTACAGATCGCCTTTGTGGAGGGCTTCATCGCGATGCGCAACGCGGGCAAACCGGGCAGCCCGTCACTGATCTTCAATCCGGGCGAGTGGCGGGCATTCGTCCTGGGCGCCCGTGACGGGGATTTCGATCTGACCTGA
- a CDS encoding calcium:proton antiporter: MSTGTAALTRQWTIWVPLVAVVALAVAWGRDLPGFAVALVALCLAGAVLAAVHHAEVIAHRVGEPFGSLVLAVAVTIIEVALIVTLMADGGTKYSALARDTVFAAVMITCNGIVGISLLVGAVRRRVAVFNAEGSGTALSAVAALAALTLVLPTFTTSRPGREFSGPQLTFAAIASICLYGLFVAVQTVRHRDYFLPVTQEGTIQDSGGHAPPPGRVAALWSLALLLVALIAVVGNAKAISPTLETGVEAAGLPHAVVGVIIALLVLLPETLAAVRAARRDRVQTSLNLALGSAMASIGLTIPAIALASVWLTGPLLLGLDATHMVLLVLTVLVGALTIVPGRATLMQGGIHLAVFAAFVFLAISP; the protein is encoded by the coding sequence ATGAGTACGGGCACCGCGGCGCTGACACGGCAGTGGACCATCTGGGTGCCGCTGGTGGCGGTGGTGGCTCTGGCCGTCGCCTGGGGGCGCGACCTGCCCGGTTTCGCGGTCGCCCTGGTGGCGCTCTGTCTGGCCGGGGCCGTCCTGGCCGCGGTGCACCACGCCGAGGTCATCGCCCACCGGGTGGGGGAGCCCTTCGGATCACTGGTGCTCGCGGTGGCCGTCACCATCATCGAAGTCGCCCTCATCGTCACCCTGATGGCCGACGGAGGGACCAAGTACTCCGCTCTGGCCCGCGACACGGTGTTCGCCGCGGTCATGATCACCTGCAACGGGATCGTCGGCATCTCCCTCCTGGTGGGGGCGGTACGCCGCAGGGTCGCCGTCTTCAACGCGGAGGGGTCCGGCACCGCTCTGTCGGCGGTCGCCGCACTGGCCGCCCTCACGCTGGTGCTCCCGACGTTCACCACCAGCAGGCCCGGCCGTGAATTCTCCGGACCACAGCTGACTTTCGCGGCGATCGCCTCGATCTGTCTCTACGGGCTCTTCGTCGCGGTACAGACCGTGCGGCACCGGGACTACTTCCTCCCCGTCACCCAGGAGGGCACGATCCAGGACTCCGGTGGCCACGCCCCGCCACCCGGCCGGGTGGCGGCGCTGTGGAGCCTGGCGTTGCTGCTCGTCGCGCTCATCGCGGTGGTGGGCAACGCGAAGGCGATCTCGCCCACGCTGGAGACCGGTGTCGAGGCCGCCGGTCTGCCCCATGCGGTGGTCGGGGTGATCATCGCGCTGCTGGTGCTGCTGCCCGAGACCCTGGCCGCCGTGCGGGCCGCTCGCCGGGACCGCGTCCAGACCAGTCTCAATCTGGCGCTGGGCTCGGCGATGGCGAGCATCGGTCTGACCATTCCCGCCATCGCGCTGGCCTCCGTCTGGCTCACCGGTCCGCTGCTGCTCGGCCTGGACGCCACCCATATGGTTCTGCTCGTACTCACCGTCCTGGTGGGCGCCCTGACCATCGTCCCCGGGCGGGCCACGTTGATGCAGGGCGGTATCCATCTGGCGGTGTTCGCCGCCTTCGTGTTCCTTGCCATCAGCCCCTGA
- the paaK gene encoding phenylacetate--CoA ligase PaaK, with translation MTPLLDTMEQLGRQELEALQIERLRATLRHAYENVRFYRESFDRAGLRPDDCRTLADLGRFPFTAKADLRDHYPFGMFAVPQADVRRIHASSGTTGRPTVVGYTERDLSTWADVVARSIRAAGGRPGHKVHVAYGYGLFTGGLGAHYGAERLGCTVIPASGGMTARQVQLIQDFRPEIIMVTPTYMLTLLDEFERQGIDPRTTSLEIGIFGAEPWTEEMRKEIEQRFAIDAVDIYGLSEVMGPGVAQECVETKDGLHIWEDHFYPEVVDPVTGEVLPDGERGELVFTSLTKEAMPVIRYRTRDLTRLLPGTARVFRRMEKITGRSDDLMIVRGVNLFPTQVEEIVLRTPGLAPHFQLRLTREGRMDALTVRVEARADSSPQVRDAAAGRVAAAVKDSIGLSVQVEIVDPETLERSVGKIKRVVDLRSGPGVHV, from the coding sequence ATGACACCCTTGCTGGATACGATGGAGCAGCTCGGCCGTCAGGAGCTCGAAGCGCTGCAGATCGAGCGGCTGCGTGCCACCCTGCGGCACGCCTACGAGAACGTCCGTTTCTACCGGGAATCATTCGACAGGGCCGGCCTGCGCCCCGACGACTGCCGGACACTCGCCGACCTGGGCCGCTTCCCCTTCACCGCCAAGGCCGACCTGCGCGACCACTATCCCTTCGGGATGTTCGCCGTGCCGCAGGCCGACGTCCGCCGCATCCACGCCTCCAGCGGAACCACCGGCCGCCCGACCGTTGTCGGCTACACCGAGCGGGACCTTTCCACCTGGGCGGATGTGGTGGCCCGTTCGATCCGGGCAGCCGGCGGCCGTCCCGGGCACAAGGTCCATGTGGCCTACGGATACGGACTGTTCACCGGTGGTCTGGGGGCGCACTACGGGGCGGAGCGGCTCGGCTGCACGGTGATCCCCGCGTCGGGCGGGATGACCGCACGCCAGGTACAGCTGATCCAGGATTTCCGCCCCGAGATCATCATGGTGACTCCGACCTACATGCTGACCCTGCTCGACGAGTTCGAACGTCAGGGGATCGACCCGCGGACCACCTCACTCGAAATCGGCATCTTCGGTGCGGAGCCGTGGACCGAGGAGATGCGCAAGGAGATCGAGCAGCGGTTCGCGATCGACGCCGTCGACATCTACGGACTCTCCGAGGTCATGGGGCCAGGTGTCGCACAGGAATGCGTCGAGACCAAGGACGGTCTGCACATCTGGGAGGACCACTTCTATCCGGAGGTGGTCGACCCGGTCACCGGTGAGGTGCTGCCCGACGGTGAGCGGGGCGAGCTGGTCTTCACCTCCCTCACCAAGGAGGCGATGCCGGTGATCCGTTACCGGACCAGGGACCTGACCCGGCTGCTGCCCGGCACCGCACGGGTCTTCCGGCGGATGGAGAAGATCACCGGCCGGAGCGACGACCTGATGATCGTGCGTGGCGTCAACCTCTTTCCGACCCAGGTCGAGGAAATCGTGCTGCGCACCCCCGGACTCGCGCCGCACTTCCAGCTGCGGCTCACCCGGGAGGGCCGGATGGACGCACTGACCGTGCGGGTGGAGGCGCGGGCGGACAGTTCTCCGCAGGTCCGCGACGCGGCGGCGGGGCGGGTCGCGGCGGCCGTCAAGGACTCCATCGGGCTCTCCGTGCAGGTCGAGATCGTCGACCCGGAGACGCTGGAGCGATCGGTGGGGAAGATCAAGAGGGTTGTGGATCTGCGAAGCGGTCCCGGAGTTCACGTTTGA
- a CDS encoding MFS transporter: protein MADIVTRHPGPVRQRRRIHPAWWVAGAAALAIVAAGAFTTTAGLFVGPLHREFGWSRGSIGFAASVNMVLYGIIAPFAAALMDRFGMRRVVGGALALVAAGALLSTAMTAPWQYVLTWGVLIGLGSGSMALTFAATVTSRWFVRRRGLVAGILTAAGVFGQFVFLPLLSWVVTGRGWRTAAVLLALIAVAVLPPVLVLLRDRPAGSGLRAYGARELDHGPVRVRGTAARTAGVLGTAARTAPFWLLAATFAICGASTNGVMWAHFTPAAHDHGMPATTASSLLALIGVFNVGGTVFSGWLTDRLDPRRLLSAYYALRGVTLLCLPMLMTSTVGPPMVAFVVLFGLLDVATVPPTLALCRELYGSDSPVVFGWVTTAHQLGAGLAALAGGAARDAFGSYDPLWFSVGAVCGAGALLSLLIARRPAAGLPAPHH from the coding sequence ATGGCAGACATCGTCACCCGGCATCCGGGTCCCGTACGGCAGCGAAGGCGCATTCATCCCGCATGGTGGGTGGCCGGCGCGGCAGCACTGGCCATCGTCGCCGCCGGAGCGTTCACCACCACGGCGGGGCTCTTCGTCGGCCCCCTGCACCGGGAGTTCGGCTGGTCGCGCGGCTCGATCGGCTTCGCCGCCTCCGTGAACATGGTGCTGTACGGAATCATCGCGCCGTTCGCCGCCGCACTGATGGACCGCTTCGGCATGCGCCGGGTGGTGGGCGGGGCGCTGGCCCTGGTCGCCGCGGGAGCACTGCTGAGCACCGCGATGACCGCACCCTGGCAGTACGTGCTGACGTGGGGCGTGCTCATCGGGCTGGGGTCCGGTTCCATGGCGCTGACCTTCGCGGCCACCGTCACCAGCCGCTGGTTCGTCCGCCGCCGCGGGCTCGTCGCCGGGATTCTCACCGCCGCCGGGGTCTTCGGCCAGTTCGTCTTCCTGCCGCTGCTGTCGTGGGTGGTGACAGGGCGCGGGTGGCGGACCGCGGCCGTACTGCTCGCCCTGATCGCGGTCGCGGTGCTGCCGCCGGTGCTCGTCCTGCTTCGTGACCGTCCCGCCGGCTCCGGTCTACGGGCCTACGGCGCGCGGGAGTTGGACCACGGTCCGGTACGTGTGCGCGGCACGGCGGCCCGTACCGCGGGGGTCCTCGGTACGGCCGCGCGGACCGCCCCCTTCTGGCTGCTCGCCGCCACGTTCGCGATCTGCGGGGCCTCGACCAACGGTGTGATGTGGGCCCACTTCACACCGGCCGCCCATGACCACGGGATGCCGGCGACCACCGCGTCGTCGCTGCTCGCACTGATCGGTGTCTTCAACGTCGGGGGCACGGTGTTCTCCGGCTGGCTGACCGACCGCCTCGATCCCCGCCGGCTGCTCTCCGCGTACTACGCTCTGCGCGGCGTGACGCTGCTGTGCCTGCCGATGCTGATGACATCCACCGTCGGGCCTCCGATGGTCGCTTTCGTCGTGCTCTTCGGGCTTCTGGACGTGGCCACCGTGCCGCCGACGCTCGCCCTCTGCCGGGAGCTGTACGGCAGTGACAGTCCGGTCGTCTTCGGCTGGGTGACGACCGCGCATCAGCTGGGCGCCGGACTCGCCGCCCTGGCCGGCGGGGCGGCCCGGGACGCCTTCGGCTCGTACGACCCGCTGTGGTTCTCCGTCGGGGCGGTGTGCGGGGCGGGTGCGCTGCTGTCCCTGCTGATCGCCCGGCGTCCGGCCGCCGGACTCCCGGCGCCGCACCACTGA
- a CDS encoding DUF4232 domain-containing protein, which yields MHAQPNRLSRRLAAVIAVTALGLGAGACSSSSDTKGSAASDSSTASDASTGGKDTTTAGSGGSGTASSNGSSTGGSSAGGSSKGSASRGSSGKGSTNGASGAARCHTADLKAAFATGGDAVPDMKSENQTRASVAFTNIGSHSCTLSGFPGVDVVGNQSDDGTWSLSRSSKPVTAISLAPGDSTDFSITLGATTQKGSGTFEPGLVRITPPDEKKQFELRWPFGGAVTQQDGATHPATFVNPIGS from the coding sequence ATGCACGCACAGCCGAACCGACTCTCCCGCCGTCTTGCCGCCGTCATCGCCGTGACAGCGCTGGGTCTCGGCGCCGGCGCATGTTCTTCCTCTTCGGACACCAAGGGATCGGCCGCGTCGGACAGTTCCACCGCGTCCGACGCCAGTACCGGTGGCAAGGACACGACGACAGCCGGTTCCGGCGGGTCCGGCACCGCGTCATCCAACGGCTCCTCCACAGGCGGCAGTTCCGCGGGCGGCAGCTCCAAGGGGAGCGCGAGCAGGGGGAGCTCGGGCAAGGGCTCGACGAACGGCGCCTCCGGCGCGGCCCGGTGTCACACCGCTGACCTGAAGGCGGCCTTCGCCACCGGTGGCGACGCGGTCCCCGACATGAAGTCCGAGAACCAGACGCGGGCTTCCGTCGCCTTCACCAACATCGGCTCACACAGTTGCACGCTCAGCGGCTTCCCCGGCGTGGACGTCGTCGGTAACCAGTCCGACGACGGCACCTGGTCCCTGTCCCGTTCATCGAAGCCGGTCACCGCCATCTCGCTGGCGCCCGGCGACAGCACCGATTTCAGCATCACCCTCGGCGCCACCACCCAGAAGGGGTCCGGCACCTTCGAACCCGGTCTGGTGCGTATCACCCCGCCCGACGAGAAGAAGCAGTTCGAGCTGCGGTGGCCGTTCGGTGGCGCCGTCACTCAGCAGGACGGCGCCACCCACCCGGCGACCTTCGTCAATCCGATCGGATCCTGA